The DNA region TGTTCCAAAAGTAAATTAGTTGCCAACAGTGTAAAAATAACAGTTACAGTTTTAAGCTACACTTGCACATAACACACATATTGAAGAAATAGCTACGAGGATGTGCAAATGTGCAACATGTCATTTGAATTAATCTGAATGAGTGCCACAAAAGTGCTTTAGAAAATTTAGGACCATTGAAGCTTCTAAAACTGGTTTTTCACTGTAGGCTGATTTAGTGTTCTAACTGCAAGGGATTATAGATGCCCCAATCCCAGAAAAGTGTTGAATTAACATCTTTGTTCCTAATTGGATGTTTTTACATTCTTTACCGcttattttgtataaaatggTTAACTAGAAGACAATTTTTTGGGCACTAACTAGCCTCTCCAAATAATTTCAGATTTGTTCCATTAATAAGCTTATATACAAGTACTTGTGTTATTACCTAATTTATTACCGACTCTAGTCAAAAGGATGTTATTGCTCATAAACTTACTTACCAATGTTGTGATGAGCACAATGTTTATCTAAAGATAGACTTGTGGCTTGGGATAAGGTTCTACATCCACAGTCTATGACACCTGCCGGAGAAAGTGATATTCCTGTTAGGGTTAAAAATTTAACAACCCTAAAGCTCCAGGTACTCTCATCaccaaggcaagggatatgagCAAGGTTTGTAGATTTTAGTGTTGGACCCTTCTCACACCAGCAACGGGGGAAGCTTAAAGACTGCCATAACCAATCGAGGAAAAGTCACTTCGAGCCACATTCAAGCTTGCACGAGGAGACTTGGAGAAGATAAAGAAAAGGGTGTTATCCAAGTGAGAGTAAGTGGAGGAATTAGTAGAACCAGTTTTAGCTTCTTCAAAGCCATCTACCTTTGTCACAACCTTAGCTTATTTGTGTGTCTGCATTGCTAAAGCCATTCATGAAGCCCAAAATGTAAAGAAGGTTTTATACGTAAaaccatttttgttttcaatacacCTAATTATAAGAATGCTACCGAGACACATTCAATagtaaaaaactattttcatttccctaattacaaaaatgtcatcgCGTTATATTCtacaaaatcgtcttagaatcacCGTCATAAAACAGCACCTTTGTAGTGGTGACGATATGATGACATACCTGACCGGGGAGTTTGCACGACCTAAGTAGTTTGTGGAGGAACAAACATATTAGGTTGTTGAGGTTGCTGGGGTGGGGTAGGAGCACCACAGCCTCTTCCATATCAAGGATCAAATGGCTGTTGATAGGTTTCAGTATACTGAATTCCAGAAACACCATGCTGCAATGGGTAAGGTAATGGCTCCTAAATGACaaagattattttgaataagGGACTTGTAAAAAGACATGTTCtgcattaaaaaagaaaatggtaaAGAACAAAGTTAAATAACGACCTGATAATAATTGCTATTGTAATTGGAATTATAAGCACTATAATAGGACCCACTATGTGATTGAGATTTGAGAACTTTCAAAAGCAGTAGTTTTGAAGTCTTCCTCTACAAGCAATAaccatttcaaaaaaattgaagaaaacactTCTGACCACAGCcttcacaattaaaaaaatggaaacacaTTGCTGGATTTGTTTTTCGATTACAGATTAATGTAGAAGTACCTAAAGCTCTCCGCAGCTCTTAATGGGTCACCATTAGCAATCGCAAGAACTAGATTAGCATAGGCAAGCCTCAACTAATCTGGGAGATCCTTCACCTGTCCATAGTCTAGCAAGGCAACCTGAATTGAGGGAAGTTACTACATCAGGATGGttaagagttaaaaaaaattagaccctCATGTCTAATACTAATTCGCAATATTCTACCCATGCCACTATTACGGTCATTTTCATATGTAATTCCTCTTGATTAAAACATCTCTACAATAACTGTAGGATACTCACCTAGAGATGAAATAACAGTTAAAGAGATATTAGCAAACAAATATAGCTGATGACTTGCCTCTGATCATTTACAAATCAGGATATTTCCTGAATGAGGATTTGCATGGAAGAATCcacttttcaaaatcatttgacCATATGCTAGAGTCAAGCTTTGAAGaatttttctgcacttttacAAGTTAATAGTGTAATACACTTAAAAATGCATATGATATAATGGTTACAAATGTGTAGCATCACATAGATTCTTCGATATCGTACCAGAAATTATACTTTTACataaatttcttatataaaaattatacaatcaaaatagatattaaaaaataagtttgagATGAAATCATTGATATAATTAgggaaatatataaaaaatcatctttggtatgattttttgttttaatttggacCAATCTCCAAGTCCCCAACCTATTGTTCTCTCTGTCCTTTGTTGGCATTAGTCGGTCACGTAAAAAATGCCAACAATATTCATGCAGCTAACTAACCTCACTATGTCGAGAACGAATCGAAACCTTGGTCTACAAAAGTGTCACTGTATAAGGGTGTCTCACTCACTCACCACATATGAATCTTTTTCTCATTTAACACTTCACTCATATTCTCACTAACTTAAGCATTAGTGATTAAAGTTCTTGCAAATGACTATCATGAAGATCTCATAGCCGTCATGCTCTACCTATCGAAAATCACCTCAAGCCTCAGTCCTAACTTATGTCTACCGAGCAATTATAAAGGTAACCAATCCAATTAACCAGTGTCGATTttgtattttacatttttaattttgctaaaattaaattgtttctCTTGAACATACAAAATACATTCTtctagttattattataaaaatcaattaagttattatatattgaacatgttatatatatggAATTATGATGTAAAAAACTCTTCCATGCTAATATACTATCAATATTAGATTACCTTTGTATGCTACTGTTAAATGACAGTACAACCCTACATTCAGTTTatgattgataattttattatataaacattGTAACTAATATGGTTGTTAACTATAAAATTTGTGTCTATcattaacaaatataatttcataagtATATTTGAGTAAGGGAATAATTCTTTCTTTAGAGATTTTATATCCTCGTGGTAGGCCCTTCGTCATGAATCTATGTATTAAACTTCTATCaatatcaaagatcaatcattgaaacaaattataaacaaaagagTGGTGAGTTTCAATAATATTGACTCCAATGATAATTCTGATAGTATTTTGATaatagttctattagaaatttcgataataattttgatagtaatttcgataataataaaaagtaggGGTTGGAATAGTACaagttttgaaaagaaataaagattgaaaaaagtataaaggtttagaggaaaataaaaactggaatttAAATGTTGGTTGAAAACATTGTCTTCACCCGTCAATCTGTAAATATCGCGTGGACTTTCGAGCGTTGCTGGACTTGAGAGGATATGAAGGTGTTACATGTTTCAACCCTTATTATAGCATAcaagttatatatttatagagTACAAATTAAAACTATCCCTAAATGCTACAAACTTCAACTAAATATTCACTATTGATGACTTTGGTTTTCGATATCTACCATTGATGGTTTTGTCTTCAATTTTTACCATTGATGACTTTGGTCTTCGATCTTTATCATTGATAATTTTGTCTTCAATTTTCATTGTTGATGACTTTGATCTTTCTCTTTCGATAATCATCCAAATACCAATTTTGGATAGAATCGAAAAATAACACTATTAACAATCATATATGTCGACAAACTTGTGTTCCATCTCTTACATGCTATCAAGTTTTAATGTAGGAGGTTCTTATCTAGTATTTGTAGTTTTAATGTAGGAGGTTATTCCCTTTTTCTTTCATAGGCTAAAGAATCACTTTTGGACTTTGTCTAGTGAGTGGATTGTTTCAATATCAAAGTTGGTTTTTAGTCTTATACACAGTTTTctaatgcagaagaagcaagaaAGTTGTATgaacaaaaatatcatataaacataaAAGTCTTTCATGGAGGAGGAagacaaagttgaaaaaaacaGTCCGGAATAAGCTATAAAATACAAGGGATTGTTATTCAAGGCAAAAGGAAAAACTTATCAATAATTTTCATATTGACTACCTGACAAgatatttcatttaaattttagtttcttttactagattaaaaatttgtttgactGTTTGATaaacaaatcattttaataacttctaacattttttaaaacattaatttctatcttttgattttttatattttatttttttatctttaatatatttatcaaattttttgattacctttattaaataaattatgattttattatttttctattattttacatttttcaactactttaatagataaatttatcaaacaattataatttaacaagTTAATAACTAACTGCATGTGACAAGTCAGCCACTATTACTGACTTCTAATAACCCCACACAACTGAGCAATCTACACTAGCTCTACCTGGAGTGATTTACCCCTTCTCCCTAATAACTACTCACATAAGTCAAAAGGTGCAGTATAAAGCCTTTTTCTCATTAATGTTCTTAACCAATATGATTGATTCGCATTGAATTTTCTTGCCAAACTTTTGTTACCAAATAGTAACTTGCATTTACTTCTAAAATTGTGCTGTATCAAAGTTGTGAAAGCACGAAGCACAAAAATGAGGAGAACGATTATGACCCGGCAATGCAAGGatggagaagagaaaaaatgaattttctgcACATTTCCAATGTCTGGTAATCGTACATAatgaataacaataaatatatatatcctaCAAACAGTTCCCCAATTCAATGGACCCGTAACAAAGCAAATCTAATGAACTACTCCTAGAATACACCATTATGATATCAAATCAAAGTGGATGAAGGTAAAAATTGGtactaacaaaaaataagaaactaatGAAGGGTAAAACGCTGCTCTAGAGGGGGGAACCTCACAAATTAACTGTTCTAGCACTTGTGTTCTCAACACCAACTAGATTGATGAAACAAACCTGACTTTTTTATCTCCAGCATCCACTTTATTCTCCAATATTCAACTATGGAATCTTTGCTGTATTTATCCCATAGAAGATCAATAATATTATCCTTTCACAAACCAAAAATAGAGGACGTGTGTCTATCTCACAACTCAAGGGCTCAAATGATTCTTTAAGGCCATGCAGGAATGGTAACTGTATCATCTGCAAAAATGTAGGGAATGGAAGGAAATCCaatgtttttttatcactttaCCCTCTCAACCAATTTTATATTTGCCTCGTCAAATTCATCTTGAAGAAAATTTCAAGCTGCAAAAATTTAGATGAAACCTGTATTACTCGTCCCTTTCATATTCACTGTTGTACAAAACATTGTGCTCCACATTGGCAGACTATGattccaggatgttacagttCCTCAAAAAATCATTAGAATAATTGACATACTTTGTCCAAAATGGCCGAAGATGTTCAAAGCCAATTTGCAACCAAGGTTTTGACTGGCCATTGTAGTGAATAACAGCAGCCTTTTTCACACTCTCAATATTGGTATTATTCTGATAACCCAATCCAAGCATGTGCCAAGAGGGATCAATCGGATGAACAAGTCCTTTAAATGCAATCAAAGCAGGAGGCAGGGTTCCAAGCTTCCACATTGTCAGATTTGACTTCAGATTCTGCCATAGTGAAactgtcaataaaaaaaattttggtAACAGAAACATTAAAGACCAAAATGCCCAAGAATTCTCAATACGAACCCCCTCTTTCAGTTTCACAAGGAAAGAGGGGTTCAATATAAAGACCAAAAACAGAAGGAAACTAAAGGTCATGTAATCACGTTATTGACATATAGATGTTTAATCCACTCAATCAGTTGCAGCACAGcaacattaatttataataatatgtgGATTTTGTATGAACTTCAAACTATTGAAAatcaaaagaataatttaaaattttgaaaaactgaAATTATGTTAGTACGAGTATATGTGGACTTACCTCTTTCAGCCAAGAATGATATATCTCTCTTATATTAGTTCTTCTCCATGCATGCAGATCAAAGATATTCATTCCATAAGCCCATGCACACTCATCAGGGTCCAAATTTCTTGCAATGAGAGGATGGGAAAAATTGAAGTAGTTCCTAAAACGCTTAGACATTACCCACTCATCTTCACCTCTGCAAGTTTCCACAGCTCCATTAACTTTTCCTTCCAGATCAATTTCCCAAAGTGGAGACAAGTCACGCTGAATCACCACATCATCATCCAAAAAAACCACCTTGTCAAGGTTTGGGAAAAGCTGTTTGACAAATAAGACAAACATAATCAGCTCAAATATATCAAACAGAACACAGTTTATGTTCAAAAGAGAAAGACaactaaaacattttatctaacattaatatttttagtataaaaaaaattagcaatCTCAGCTATAACTGGTGTGTAAGTTCAGAATACTGATGAAAGCAATGCAATGCAAAAGCAATATAAAGTTAACAATGATCTACTTGAACAAGCAACAATAGATATGTGGAGATGGACAAAGAAAACAGAATGATCATTGTTGAATGCAATTCACCTCTGGTAAGTATATGCGGAGATGGTTGAGTAAAGATATGTATTTTGGACTTCTGGCCTGCAATTTAGATGCAAATTTACGTGGACTGGTGTCACTGAGATTGGTTCCTGCAATATGATTCCCATGGTAGTAATTCCTAATCCCATTTTGATTTTCTACGGCTTCAAGCACTGGGACATTCTCTCTAGTCAACCAGTCAAATTGGTGAATGCTTTTTATTTCAACTATGGCAGGGGTGACTGGATTCAGTGCAAACCATGAGTGCATACCcgcatatgtttttttatccgTGATCACATGGAAGACAATCTTCTCAGGTTTCAGAGATGACTGGACAGTTGAAGCAACAACTACTGAAGCAGCCAATATGTTATCAGTTGACAGAATAAAATGGTGGTAAGAGTTGTCAGACAGTAAAGGAAGTAACTCGGGAGGAGGCAATTGTTTGCGTGCATGGGCATTTGATGAATATTCATCAGTCAGACGTAAAGACAGACAATGAATCCCTTTAGGGATAGAACTTGCTGCGAAGTGTTTATTCATCAGCTCTGCAAATTTAGACTCTCTGATTTCTCTCTCAAGTTTTTCCATCTGCCCAAGAAGCACATCATTTTTACAAAGATCAATAAAATCACCATTTATCACAATTTTTAATACAAGAACAGTACTGTATAGCTAAACAATGTGACTAAGCTATTGCAAGATGAATTAAAGATATGAAAATACTTATGCTAAGTTTCACAGATCAACCTTGCAACCATGACTATCTATTTTCCTGTACAGTGGCATCATActaaattcaagtaaaattacaAACCAGTATTCATGGTAGATGAACAACCAGTATAAATCTATATCAAAAGCAACCTACCTAACAATCTTGGTAAAGTATTCTCAACTGATTTCTTTACAAGGTTAAATTAACGAAGTTAGCAGCAACATCATCAAAAGCAAGATATTCCTTTCTCCATGCAACAAgtaaattaaacatataaaaataagcaTAGCACCTACATAATTCAGAAGCACTTTCAAGTCTCTCCATAGACAAAATGAAACTGTGTTTcgatttttctttgtaaatattagttaTAGATGAACCAAAAATATAGTCAAATCCTACATATTGAGAAAATTCCATATAATACGTCAGTACTCAGTTCAATGCTACCACAACAACACAGAATCAAGTGTAGCAGGGACTTACATccaattaacaaaaccaaagcCATAGactaataaatttgaaataaatattaatctaGAAAAGTCATGAACTGAATCATTATATCTCTAGACAGAATATTGAGCCTTTATTATATAAGTTATCAAGAACAGAATATTGTGTTAGTGTGTTTTCGTTATATAGCCATAAGACAAGATTTAAAAATGTCAATAGAATTCAGTTTGAGACAACCTCTTCCTTACTCAATATTAATTAACCAAGATACAGACAACACTTTGTGTTAAATGAAACAAGCAACTTACCATTCCCCTTAGCATGAATGCAAAAGTTTTTGCATCATACTGATTGTTCTTCATATCAGA from Glycine soja cultivar W05 chromosome 8, ASM419377v2, whole genome shotgun sequence includes:
- the LOC114422687 gene encoding probable galacturonosyltransferase 14 isoform X1, which translates into the protein MQLHFSPSMRSITISSNSNNNNNGFIDLMKIKVAARHISYRTLFHTILILAFLLPFVFILTALVTLEGVNNCSSFDCLGRRLGPRLLGRVDDSGRLVRDFYKILNEVKAGEIPPDLKLPDSFDQLVSDMKNNQYDAKTFAFMLRGMMEKLEREIRESKFAELMNKHFAASSIPKGIHCLSLRLTDEYSSNAHARKQLPPPELLPLLSDNSYHHFILSTDNILAASVVVASTVQSSLKPEKIVFHVITDKKTYAGMHSWFALNPVTPAIVEIKSIHQFDWLTRENVPVLEAVENQNGIRNYYHGNHIAGTNLSDTSPRKFASKLQARSPKYISLLNHLRIYLPELFPNLDKVVFLDDDVVIQRDLSPLWEIDLEGKVNGAVETCRGEDEWVMSKRFRNYFNFSHPLIARNLDPDECAWAYGMNIFDLHAWRRTNIREIYHSWLKENLKSNLTMWKLGTLPPALIAFKGLVHPIDPSWHMLGLGYQNNTNIESVKKAAVIHYNGQSKPWLQIGFEHLRPFWTKYVNYSNDFLRNCNILES
- the LOC114422687 gene encoding probable galacturonosyltransferase 13 isoform X2, whose protein sequence is MQLHFSPSMRSITISSNSNNNNNGFIDLMKIKVAARHISYRTLFHTILILAFLLPFVFILTALVTLEGVNNCSSFDCLGRRLGPRLLGRVDDSGRLVRDFYKILNEVKAGEIPPDLKLPDSFDQLVSDMKNNQYDAKTFAFMLRGMMEKLEREIRESKFAELMNKHFAASSIPKGIHCLSLRLTDEYSSNAHARKQLPPPELLPLLSDNSYHHFILSTDNILAASVVVASTVQSSLKPEKIVFHVITDKKTYAGMHSWFALNPVTPAIVEIKSIHQFDWLTRENVPVLEAVENQNGIRNYYHGNHIAGTNLSDTSPRKFASKLQARSPKYISLLNHLRIYLPELFPNLDKVVFLDDDVVIQRDLSPLWEIDLEGKVNGAVETCRGEDEWVMSKRFRNYFNFSHPLIARNLDPDECAWAYGMNIFDLHAWRRTNIREIYHSWLKEFHYGRI